Within Coffea arabica cultivar ET-39 chromosome 4e, Coffea Arabica ET-39 HiFi, whole genome shotgun sequence, the genomic segment TAGCACGCTGCTAAAGCTTTTGCTAGTTCAGTTTTGCCGACGCCAGTGGGGCCACAGAAAAGCATTGCAGCAATTGGCCTATTTGGGTCCTTTAGGCCAACGCGGGATCTCTTAACAGCACGAGATATGGCAACTACAGCCTCATCTTGACCAACAACCCTTTTCTTAAGCTGTTCATCAAGACTCAAGAGAAGCACCCTTTCATCTGCAGTAAGCTTCTGAACTGGAATCCCCGACCATAGAGAAGCAACTACTGCAATTTCTTCAGGTCCAACCACTGAAGCACTGCAGCAAAAGagaattgtttaaaaaaaagtacACTGCATTCAATCTAAAGGCACGGAAGTCTATTTATCTAGTTACAATTGAATAAAGGGCAAAATCATACTCATTATCTGTAGGAATGGAAGGCAGAGGAGGTCCCAAAGTGAATCTGCTATCTTCTTCCCTCTTGGATGTATCATCCTTTTCCTTGAATGAACTTGCCAGGACCTGCAAGTAGAGAGATAAGATCAATGCCATTAGACTAAGGGAGTCACTCAAATTCCATAGAAAGTCTGTTGAGTCAACATAGAATAATGCCATTACCAATTCATGCATGTTTTGAACAGCTCTAATTTCTTGCCAATAATCACTTGGTGATTTTGAAAGTATTGAAGTTTGCTCTTCCTTTCTCCTCTTATGGGCTTCCATACGTGCTCTACTTCCTGCCTCATCAATGAGATCAATAGCTTTATCCGGAAGATATCTGTCAGGTATATATCTAGCTGACAGATGCACAGCAGCATCTATGGCTTCCGATGTGTATCTACATTTGTGATGAGACTCATACTTTTCACGCAATCCCAACAGTATGTGGACTGCATCCTCCTACAGAAAGGCATGGAACATCTTATCAGCAGGAAGGCATCAAAAGATACTTTGTAGCATTGTCAATACCATAAGTATTAAAAAGATAGTAATGAAGTCAAAACCTGGCTAGGTTCAACAATTAAGACAGGCTGGAATCTTCGGGCTAATgctttatccttttcaaaatgtAATCTGTATTCATCCATGGTTGTAGAAGCAATACACTGTAACAGGTCGATATGTCAGTGTAGCTCAAGCATCAATTAATTCCACAATTTAAGCCAACTACTTCATTGTGCATGAGTGGTGACAATGCTAAGAGATACTTTCAAAGCCTTATATTCATGCCTACTCTTGTCATCATTTGTTTTATGAACCTAATACAGACGAATCCATTTTCTTCCCACATGCTTAGCAACCCAGATGATCTGACGATTAAAACTGTAGCACTATACTTTCTTAGCTTATTTTCCAGAATATCAAACTAGGCTCTGCTTCTCACTTGCCCTTGCTTCTTAAGCCACAGGCCATGATCAAAAACTCGTGTTCACAGGCAGCAATTGACTTCATTTTTTCGGCTACTAATTCCAAGCTAAGATTAGAAACATGAGCTTACAATATCCATGACCATACCAGTGTAACATGATTTCTTGTCCAGGTATCAATGAGTATCCGGTAACATAATGCACACTAAAGCATCTACCAAGGAAGAAGTATTACCTGTAACTCACCCCGTCCAAGTGATGGCTTCAATAAATTGGCAATATCAAGACCAGATCCCTTATTGCCTCGTCCTACTGTCCCAGAACCAATAAGTGTGTGGACCTCATCAATAAAAACAATGACATTGCCTGCAATGCTGTCACAACAAGTTAAGCCACAGTAGACGACTTACTTCAAATGCACCAAAAAGAAATGGGCACACCTGACTTTTTGATGTCCTTAAGTAATGTAGTCACGCGTCCTTCCAGTTCACCTCTCTCCTTTGCGCCTGCGATTAATAGACCTATATCTAAGGACATTATGCGCTTTGTCTGTGCAAAATGAAGAGCACAACTATCTTAAGAAACAGAGCAGAATATACGAATCATAGTTTAATTAAGATAAAAGAATTTGACGAATTTCAATGATGGCCCTACGGGCTCACCAAGAGACTGAAAGGCACATTTCCCTCCGCAATCTTGATTGCCAACCCTTCAGCAATTGCTGTTTTACCAACCCCGGCTTCGCCAAGAAGAATAGGATTATTTTTTGTTCTTCTGCAGAGTATCTGAATGATTCTCTGTACTTCAGTATCTCGGCCAATCACAGGATCAATGCGACCTTCACTCGCCTGTGCTGTAAGGTCCACACAGAATTGGTCCAGTGCATTTTTTTCTATTGAAAAGGGTAAACCTTAAATCAGATATTCCTGTTCCAGTCATTAAGAAACCAAGAACAAGAATAAGAGAATGATTACTCTTATCTCCAGTTCTTTGAGAGGATCTTGCGATGCTGGCTTTGGCAGCAGGAGCTTTTTCATGAGGCCGTCTAGGAAGATCTCTGCCATCCGTGGCTAGCTCTCCTTCTAATCTGGTGATGGCAACTGCTGCCAAGTGATTTGCATTTGCCCCTAGTCTGAAATCAATTTAGTCTTGCCTCACATAGAGAAAGTTTCAAATTTGTGAAAAGTATATTGCTTTATATCCTGACACATTCGACCAGAAACATTTGGACCATTGTAGGAAGTAACAGATGGCATGTAAACCAACTTAAACATACTATTAGCCAAAAATGCTAAAATGCTACTGAAAACATTCTTAACAAATATTTCACCCAGTAGCGCCAGTGATAATCGACAAATAACTTGACACAACATGTTCCACTgctcaagaaatgaaaatttggcaaaatagAGAAACAGCCCAAACAATTTAGAAAAAAGAAGCTTCTACTTGAAATTTTATTGTTTGTGTCTCtgtatttttgtaattttttttttaaattcccaGCTCCTATAAGTTGTTCAGGAAACTGCACGAAAGCACAACAAAATTACTTTACAATTTGATCACAGAAAATACTTGGCTAAAAAAGTTCAAAGAACTCATGATTCAAATTGTTCTCATAATCATTAATCCAAACATACGAAATGCATTGAAGCGATTCATGGAAATCATCATTACAATGATCTTTATCTTTTTACCTCCCAGTTGACTTGTTTTGCCACCCCTTCCTAGTTTTGTCTTTGATCACAAGTTGCAAAAATAGTTTCAGCAGTCCATATAAGACCAATATAAAGCActaaaaaaattgcaattctGAGCGAGTAAAAGCATTCATAGATAAAAATATGCTAATTCAAAATTTACTACCTCTTAAGTACACGGCCAGCACTTCCATCATCAACAGTGAACAACCCAACGGCAATATGTTCCGGCGCAATATAATTATACCCCATAGTCCTCGAATACTCCACGGCAGCCTCAAAAACCCGCTTAGTGCTCGGCGAAAACGGCACATCAGTGGCCGAGACCTCTGCCCCCTCAGGACCAAGACCACTCCCATTACCCTTACCATTCTCCTCCTTAGCATCAGTATCGGTATGCCAAATGCTCTTAACGGCTTGGCGAGCCATCTCGATTGTGATTCCAGAGCCTAAAAACCCACCGGAAGCACGATCTTCTGCGATAAGTCCTAGCAAAAGATGCTGGGTATACACCATTTCTACGTCCAAAGCTTTCGCCTCCCTTTGGGAAAACATAACCGCTTTAATTGCTCTCTCAGTAAATTTCTCAAACACCCCAGCTACAATATACAACGATCGGTTTGACTTAGCTTTTCCAGACGAAAGAGAAATCCTGGTTTTGTTAGAAATCGAAATCCCAAaataggaagaagaagaagaagaggaagaacaGCTGGTGCTGGTGCTGGTGCTGGTGATTGTAGAAGGAGGGTAGCTGGGGAAAAGAGAAATAACATTCCGGCAGCGGTGGTGGTGGCGGTTGTGGGGAGAAAGACGGCGGTGACCTTGAGGAATGGAATGAACTGAAAGCGGAGATGATGAACACGATAATTCCATCTTGAAAACTGAATGGATTGTGAGGAGACAAAATGGTTAAAGTTTAGATTTTGCAGAGGTATTTCAAGTACATGGGGACTTTTTGCTGGGAAAGCTAGCACATGGAGAAGGAGAATTGAGAAAGCAAGCAATAGTCTAATAGTAGTAGAATAGGGAGTAATTGCGATTCATTGGGTAGTTGGCGTCAAAAGCCAGGTATATATTTCGGGACGGGGTCCTTTGGCAATTTGGCTCTACACTCGTGTCCGTTTACACACGagattttctcttctttttttttttggttattttgttcactttttttttcttccttttttaagATTAGATTGTTGTCGTTGGAAACTTGGAACAATAATAATATGTTATGAAAATacaaatttccttttttaaGACTAGGATTATAATACTTACATTATGTActtttatatttcaaaaatcaaaCAGTATCATCGATTGAATTTTAATTACGTTACAAATCGATCATTCTGAATTATTAGTGGacgaaaaatttaaataaataaaaatttaaaatttgaatgaatgaAGTTGCATATTGTACGATAGCACGCAACTGCTAGTGCGAAACTTTTGTTTAAATGTAGAAAATATAAATCTTACTACGTCCAAAATTATTCGTCATTTTTAATTATAGTGGGAGATATATACGCTTTGATCTCTAGGAAAGTAAAAATGTGAATAAGGCTAGAATTTCAGAGTTATTTGTGTAtaaattaaaacttaaaaaatcaTTTTGGAAGTGATTTATGATGAAttggaaaagagaaaattaaaatgACGACAGTGCTGAGGAATTCTGTGAAATTGGTCAGAAGAGTCTGTGCCCACTGCCTCTGAATctgaaaggaaaaacaaaattaaggTGGCTTTCGTCGGCGGAAAATGTACACGAGGATGCAGCTGAAACACACGCTTTGATTGAGAATTAGGGTTGGGGGGAAGTGGGGAATTGGGAAAGGTCTTGGGTCTAACTTGCAAGACCATATCACCAATCGGATCAAAGCACGCAAAGGTAATTGTCAATTGAAGACTCTCACGGAAAGAATGCCTTGGTTGAAAGGaagtttttgttttctctttccttttttttttttgttttatttacttGCCGATTCGTTTTACTTGTACTCCTTCCTTTCCCTCTTTTCGAATCACTCAATCCACCCCTCCGAAAAGAATTGGATTGGGACACTTGAATTCTTGTAGCGTGTCGTAGAACTTATCTACTTTGCAAATATGGAAAAATACGTGTAATTTTCAGAATTTAGAGAGTTGCTTCAATTTTGTCAGAATTGAATGATTCCGTACAGACTCTGACTCGCATAACTATGAGGACAAGTAATCGAGCAGCATCACCACGATAACGTTACAAAACAAATACACCTCGGGTCTTAATACAAGATTCCTAATACAAGATATTAAACCGGAGTCAGTTGTATCATTGCAACACATTTTGTTGCGTGGAGTGGAAAATAAGGGACACGTGAATAAAATAAATTCAATGGGGGCATTTCGTCTCTCAGAACAGTTGCGGCCTGGGCCACATTGAATTTGGACTTCAGTTGCAGAACCCATTTGGTCAATGGGATTGAAGGTGACATGTTCCCCGATGCTGcggttttgaattttgatttggaAATCACTTTTAGGAGCAGAAAGAGGAATCTGTCTGGAATCAATGTTCCATTTCATATGCAATCTCGATTACAACACGTTTCCCTTGCATACATCACAAGAAACAACTACAGTACGTCTCCGTGCCTTTGGACATCAGGTCCAAGACCCTGTGGGTATGGCAGCCGACAATATTCACAATCAGTTTAAAACTCTATTAAACAGGGATCAATTATAATAAATGGAGGACATGGGACGGGACCTACTCCAACTGCATCTTTTTATTCTCATCCTTCTTGTACAATCATGAATTCGGTACATCATTACTCTTCACTTCTTGCATTGCCGTTGCAATGGTTTCAAAGAGTGTGAACAACACACACAGAAATTCAATCCTACACTACACCTTACAGAATCCTGCTTTATGTATCGGCAATTTCTTGTCTAAATAAACTATCTATATATTCTATATCAAACCTGCAGAGTATTACAACACGTATCAAGTCATACCCCCCTTTATGCAATTCCAATGATATTTTAATGTAACAAAAGGGGATTCAGGATCATCTTGAATCTCCTCCATCTACTTCTGACCCAGCGCTACCTTCACCAAGGTCAAGTAGTCTCTTTGTCGGCTTGATTCCTCAATGACTTTCAACAGCTCTCGGACGAATCAACTTGGCTCCAAAGCCTCTCAGCATAAGCCTTTTCATCTTCCTTCTCCACCGTGACAAAATCAGCAGCCTCCAATACCTCATCTTCCTCATCTGGACACTCCCCACTGATTGCTATAGCTGCATCCATCTCTCTCTCCATTTCAGTAAGCACCTCCCTCATCGCTTGGGCTGTTGCTGGCTCATCTCTGGGCTTATACTTTGGGGCAGGTGTAGCAAAGGGCAACACAATGTCATCCAAGTTTCCGTGCTTTTCATCCCCATTGTCCTTTTTATCTGATGGGGGAACGGTGAAAATGATTCCGAGCTCATAATTACAGATATGAATCCTTGAACCTAATACTGAACTATTTCTCTCATTCACGTTCACCTTTCTGTCAACGGTATTTGGAAGCGGACGGCCCCAAGCAGCAGCACTAAAGTTGTGTGATCCACAATAAACCCATCCAAAGGAAGAAGCATCTGTCTTAGATTGGAACCTTCTTCGCGCTACCTGCTTTTCAACAAAATcacttttctttttacttttttcaGCACAAACACAAATATGCCTGAGAATGAAATTGGAGGATCCTTTAGGACAACACCATAAAGAGCAAAATTCTCAAAACATCACAAGAAGCTTTAAACCTTGAAACTGTAGTCAATTCTATCACATCATTTATCAACACTATGCCATGCAAGGCCAAAAGTTGAGAAGAGTTAAGGTAATTGTCCCAAGTAGGAAATAAACCAACAAAACTAAACAGTTTAGGAGTCAGGTGGAGGCTTAATTGCGAGAGCCAGAAAGAAAAATAGAGTGAAGGACATGcacataatatttttaaaaacagCAAAATAATGAAAGTCAACAGGGTTATATGTTCTTACTGATGATTCTGTGCAGGAAACTAAACAACTACTCCGAAACAGAGAAGTCATTACTCAATCATAAGTGCAGAGATGGAACTAATCCGCAAATCTTCCAGTGAAGTTTATGAGATAATAATCAACCTCTAGAAGAATTAACTTCGAGCCTATATTACTCGGATGGGATATTTTACCTTCACATGCATAGGGAACCCACTTCTCTCATTGGGATAAGGAATAGCATCATGAAGTATGCCAACATTTTTCAACCTCTGCCACGTTTTCTGTCGACACAAATAAAATGAGATTGTTGATTAAAGAACAAATCTTTTCAACCAGATTAATCAGTACTGCTACGCACAAATCCAATCAAAATCATAATTCTTTGTCTTTCAATTAAGATTGTTTACTTTCTTATGTAATATCCAAATTTAACATGGTAGTTGTTAATGTCCCTTGCAGCAAAATAAGAAAAGTTGTGGAGCCTCTCATGATAAATCAAGTCCCAATATTAAATTGTAGTAGAGCCATTTTGACATATATAATATACTTGTTCAActgaaattgaaatgaaaatgcCTATAATAATGATTCGTAAGTGAAAGACAAGTTGATGTACCTGTGAGAAGCACAGGATGTATTTAGATGCCAAAATTCCACAACTTGCAGTTTTCACCCTTTCAATGGTAGGGAAAATGACTTTGATAGATGGATTTCTTAGCTCTTGACTTGCACTCCAGCAGCCCCACTGAGAGGACCAGTTATCAGCTTCAAAGTCCAAATGAAAGTACTAAGAATTTCATTGGTTGCAATCCTAAAAAGAATAGGTTCTTACATGTGGATCAGACTCCTCAGATTCAGATAATTGTGCTGCACGTTTTCCAGATGCTGCTGAAAATGCAGCCACAAATTGTGCATTCACAGACCCAATGGAGGATGAGCCTTACAAAGGACAAATTGACATCACATTGCAAGATAGAGACTGTGTTTCAGATATCATGGTTCAGCATTTGGCATGGAATACTCACCAAAGAGAAAGTCAGTCTCTAAGTGTTCAGGCCATTTGTAGGGAGCCAAAACCTGCAAACAAAGATGCAAAAGTGGAAAAGCTCAGCTTCTGGACTGGGACGTGATGTAGTCCTATGCCACAGAAAGGCCAGTTCTATGATCAATAGCAGATATATACCAACTACTTTCCTGTAGCATCCTTAAATTTTAAAACAGCATAGATCCTCTATTTAAATCCAACCAACCCAGGCCACATCAATGAGTCAACTTTTAGGGCCAAAACTTCAATGATTTCTATACACTTAAAAAGAGAACAGTAGGAAAAACACAGAAAATAACCTATTAGTATAGTGATATATACATGGTACACACACTGGAGTGACaataaaagaagagaaaaaagatgCAAGGTAATCCAGAAGAGGATCAGTCCCCCTTTAGAAAGTCCAGAAACAACACTAGCTGTCCAATTTTGAGACATTTCAGAATATTGAATTACTGGAGTTAAACATGCAATCAACAGAAAGTATGAACAGTTTCAGGCTGAGAGTCTGCACAGTTGACAAGCCTCGTACATTGGTTTACagacaaaaatgtaaaacatcCTTTCAACTTCTGCGagtttctttcaattgctcaACAAAAACTTATGCATAGGTAGATATGCtatcacaataataacaagatcCTGTATGATAATTAAGGCTACACAAACAAAACAATAGTTCACTAAATCCCAGTAGAACTACCTCTTGAAGACGCCAAAGGCCTACACATCTATGAATTGATGAAACTAGTGAGCATATGGCAGAAACTTGCTGACATCTCAAGGAATTTGAAATTCCTGAAAAGCATGGGCCCTGAAACAGATGAAATTCACTTTCAATAGTGGTTTCCTTAATACAAAATAGAAAGGGGTTACATGACATGGATTTATAACATACTTGGGAGACATAAAGTATCAACTGTACTTTGATGTAGCTTCCTTCTAAGGCTGCTCTGAGGACTTCCTTTGGGTAAATATAtgctgaaaatgcaaaaaagccATCATCTGATAGTGGAGCTACCCACTGTGCAACATCTCTTGGTAGAAATCCTATTTGAACACAATCTagccaaagaagaaaagaaaattaatcttAGAAACAAACAGAGCTTTAAACTACTTAGCTTCTCACTGGACGGAAACACCGAAATCTATAGTTTGACACAGCTTGCAGAGATCCAAAACAAAGTTACAGGACAAAAGCACTGCATGTTGGAGATTAAGTTGTACTGGAGTTTatatgttttgtacaatttaCAGAGCAGCCACGTGACATTTTAAGGTCCAGCTCAGCCTTCATCACATGAACTTATAATGGCCTGCCTATATAATAGTATGGCTTGACAAAATTATTTAATTACAAAGAAGCATGCAAAACCTGAGTCAGCAAGCTGATTTTACCTCCCAAAGAAAACTCTTCTGGATTGGGAATTAGAACACTCACTGCATTTACATCAGCCAGAATATTAGTCTCTCGCCTTAAAATAATCTCTGACATTCCATATGCATTCTCAGAGCACTTTCGAAGAAAGGCAGCCAGTTTCTTTAGCTTCACACCATTTGAATCAACTGATGTGCAGAAAAGGTGGCTCATACCAACCACAGATGTTTCAACCGAACCGAGCAAATTTCTGCCAGAGGACTTCTGCATGTTCTTGTTACCCTAAAATATGAAACAATGTGCTTGAGCAGAATATCAGATTCATACAATGGCAATAACGTGAATGAAATGTAGAGTATTGAAAACATGGTCAACACGAACAATGACCAGAAGAAGCTGTCAACATGCAGATTCAACTGTCCACTTAACTTGGAACCCcaacaagaaatgaaaatttccttaaAAAATAATACCAAGCAACAACAACAGTAAAAGAAGGAAATAAGCCGTTTTCATATTCTCTCAGGTAAAGAAGGGAAAAGTCATACAGACAACTGCTTGGCCAGATTATTATCCTagtaaaaaatgaaaactgAACAAACACCAAGGACACATACATGACTAAAGCAGATCAATCTGCTTTACAAGCTCAAAAGCCCATAGACTGTAAAGATAAATTAGAACGGTTGTAGAAGACAAGGTCTTGAAGGATGCACCCGAAAAAGAACTTTCTAAAAAGTATGAAAATGTCTTGAGTGCTAATAACAAATTACTTACAGACAGAAAATGTCTTGAGTGCAACATGTAAGGACTTTTAGGCGTGTGGATTCCTGGTACAGAAGCAACCAGATGTACAAGAGCACCTTTAAAACTGTATTTGGCCAGTTCCAGAATCCAATGGGCCTGACTTGGTACATCAGCTACTAAAGAAGCCATAAATCCAGCCAGCTGAGCACCAAAATCGGACTTTGAATCTTGATTATTTCCCCCTAAAGATGATTGATTGAATAGTGAACCATAGTCAGGCGTACAAGAACGAGGAAAATCTTGCCACCAGACTGTATTGGTCACATTATTCCActgcagtaaaaaaaaaaaaagcaaaaggagTCAGAACTGTTCAAATAATAGCAACATGCTTACATCTAAACAAGCACCGATGCACAACAACATACTCTCCGTCCTAGCAAAAAAATTAGACAACACCATTAGGATTTTCAGGAAATCCCACAGCAATCTGATTTTTCCCCCTTCAGAATAAAGCAATAGCAGATTGCATCAAATCgacaaaaattgttaaaaaatttgGTTCTGAAAGCTTCAAGAAGCACTCTTTCTGGATTCACTCATAACCAATTaatgttaatttttttgttCTAACTGCAAAGACTGTCAAATTACTAGTCCTCCACTTCGGGCTGAAAGTAGGGCAGCCCACCTAACTTTAATCaaataagataaaaaatataaaagttgcaTCTAGGTCCATTGCCAATTTGACTTAGTCTGGAAGGTTTAACCTAGCTTGTATTTCGGTTGGACATGAGTTGACACCTCTCCAAAATCCCTGTGTGCTTTCGTAGCCAGAAACAGATCATACAGCCACCATGTCTTATTAAGCAATACAATTGCTTATAAGAGATATTTTGTAATATGAATTAACCTTTTCTGCTCATGAATATTATCAATTATGCATAAAAAAATATCAATTAAGCAAAGCAAATCAGATAAATGGATATAACAGAAATCCGCAATGATGTACATAAGCGAAagtcaaaaatagaaaaacatcATATTTTTCAGATTGTGTAAATGATAAGACCAACAGAATTACATGAAGAATAAGAGATCCACCTGTCTTGCCACCAAATTTGCGGAAGTAACCACAACCCGAAGGGTGTCTTCTCTTTGCAGCACAAACAATTTTGGATGATGACAAGCAATGCCTGACTTCCTACGGTCTTTACCAAAAGCTATAACCTCAGGAAAAGGAGGATACCTATTATTACAACAGACTACATTACATAACAGGTAGATGACCTCATACTTCTCTATCAAGTCGTAGTTCTCTCTGATAAAAGTGAGTCCACATCATGCAACTTACACCACAACTAAACGCGGAAAATCTGTAAAAGGATATGAGGTTCTTCTTTCAGGGTTTGAACTCCAACACCTTTCAGCATTGTGGCAAGCAATTGTTATTGGGAGATGGGCAGGAATCCTGCAATAGGACAGA encodes:
- the LOC113741391 gene encoding uncharacterized protein isoform X4; amino-acid sequence: MNCHEINSMIVRSDSYHQTLRRHSFSLSSNPPKKPRIGTVCSASIFIKPLGLPLFSKTTQSPSKSFHLEPNKPYTIGRDYFCCDFLFIDRKISKSHCQILFNSSDKKVFLADGVFFGIDQIECSSRVRASLNGVFANGIRIRKGEVVELHGGDEILLSCGNGSDCNVVNRIGFFVERIVLSEEVVDRNVPNLMASGMSIDYGPVRLASNKLDVKAGFLLSMCRDILCSNDPISFMKKHANLDGKIRSSYSRRSGKKFISFLKSSGVKSSSEDRVHRLEVALSESPANCRDAVVNCYKGTIISSERNTGSQSFSFNENAEEKVDNYRLQQNNGVNVSGKPKALSLDCPRVADMALCDRSNVSQDKIEGGYVSPPGRKFYLNRLQFMGHCSSEAQDVVSLPELFYPVESLQRVFIATFTSDIPWFLSYCRIPAHLPITIACHNAERCWSSNPERRTSYPFTDFPRLVVVYPPFPEVIAFGKDRRKSGIACHHPKLFVLQREDTLRVVVTSANLVARQWNNVTNTVWWQDFPRSCTPDYGSLFNQSSLGGNNQDSKSDFGAQLAGFMASLVADVPSQAHWILELAKYSFKGALVHLVASVPGIHTPKSPYMLHSRHFLSGNKNMQKSSGRNLLGSVETSVVGMSHLFCTSVDSNGVKLKKLAAFLRKCSENAYGMSEIILRRETNILADVNAVSVLIPNPEEFSLGAYIYPKEVLRAALEGSYIKVQLILYVSQGPCFSGISNSLRCQQVSAICSLVSSIHRCVGLWRLQEVLAPYKWPEHLETDFLFGSSSIGSVNAQFVAAFSAASGKRAAQLSESEESDPHWGCWSASQELRNPSIKVIFPTIERVKTASCGILASKYILCFSQKTWQRLKNVGILHDAIPYPNERSGFPMHVKVARRRFQSKTDASSFGWVYCGSHNFSAAAWGRPLPNTVDRKVNVNERNSSVLGSRIHICNYELGIIFTVPPSDKKDNGDEKHGNLDDIVLPFATPAPKYKPRDEPATAQAMREVLTEMEREMDAAIAISGECPDEEDEVLEAADFVTVEKEDEKAYAERLWSQVDSSESC
- the LOC113741391 gene encoding uncharacterized protein isoform X3 → MNCHEINSMIVRSDSYHQTLRRHSFSLSSNPPKKPRIGTVCSASIFIKPLGLPLFSKTTQSPSKSFHLEPNKPYTIGRDYFCCDFLFIDRKISKSHCQILFNSSDKKVFLADGVFFGIDQIECSSRVRASLNGVFANGIRIRKGEVVELHGGDEILLSCGNGSDCNVVNRIGFFVERIVLSEEVVDRNVPNLMASGMSIDYGPVRLASNKLDVKAGFLLSMCRDILCSNDPISFMKKHANLDGKIRSSYSRRSGKKFISFLKSSGVKSSSEDRVHRLEVALSESPANCRDAVVNCYKGTIISSERNTGSQSFSFNENAEEKVDNYRLQQNNGVNVSGKPKALSLDCPRVADMALCDRSNVSQDKIEGGYVSPPGRKFYLNRLQFMGHCSSEAQDVVSLPELFYPVESLQRVFIATFTSDIPWFLSYCRIPAHLPITIACHNAERCWSSNPERRTSYPFTDFPRLVVVYPPFPEVIAFGKDRRKSGIACHHPKLFVLQREDTLRVVVTSANLVARQWNNVTNTVWWQDFPRSCTPDYGSLFNQSSLGGNNQDSKSDFGAQLAGFMASLVADVPSQAHWILELAKYSFKGALVHLVASVPGIHTPKSPYMLHSRHFLSGNKNMQKSSGRNLLGSVETSVVGMSHLFCTSVDSNGVKLKKLAAFLRKCSENAYGMSEIILRRETNILADVNAVSVLIPNPEEFSLGDCVQIGFLPRDVAQWVAPLSDDGFFAFSAYIYPKEVLRAALEGSYIKVQLILYVSQGPCFSGISNSLRCQQVSAICSLVSSIHRCVGLWRLQEVLAPYKWPEHLETDFLFASGKRAAQLSESEESDPHWGCWSASQELRNPSIKVIFPTIERVKTASCGILASKYILCFSQKTWQRLKNVGILHDAIPYPNERSGFPMHVKVARRRFQSKTDASSFGWVYCGSHNFSAAAWGRPLPNTVDRKVNVNERNSSVLGSRIHICNYELGIIFTVPPSDKKDNGDEKHGNLDDIVLPFATPAPKYKPRDEPATAQAMREVLTEMEREMDAAIAISGECPDEEDEVLEAADFVTVEKEDEKAYAERLWSQVDSSESC
- the LOC113741391 gene encoding uncharacterized protein isoform X6 — protein: MNCHEINSMIVRSDSYHQTLRRHSFSLSSNPPKKPRIGTVCSASIFIKPLGLPLFSKTTQSPSKSFHLEPNKPYTIGRDYFCCDFLFIDRKISKSHCQILFNSSDKKVFLADGVFFGIDQIECSSRVRASLNGVFANGIRIRKGEVVELHGGDEILLSCGNGSDCNVVNRIGFFVERIVLSEEVVDRNVPNLMASGMSIDYGPVRLASNKLDVKAGFLLSMCRDILCSNDPISFMKKHANLDGKIRSSYSRRSGKKFISFLKSSGVKSSSEDRVHRLEVALSESPANCRDAVVNCYKGTIISSERNTGSQSFSFNENAEEKVDNYRLQQNNGVNVSGKPKALSLDCPRVADMALCDRSNVSQDKIEGGYVSPPGRKFYLNRLQFMGHCSSEAQDVVSLPELFYPVESLQRVFIATFTSDIPWFLSYCRIPAHLPITIACHNAERCWSSNPERRTSYPFTDFPRLVVVYPPFPEVIAFGKDRRKSGIACHHPKLFVLQREDTLRVVVTSANLVARQWNNVTNTVWWQDFPRSCTPDYGSLFNQSSLGGNNQDSKSDFGAQLAGFMASLVADVPSQAHWILELAKYSFKGALVHLVASVPGIHTPKSPYMLHSRHFLSGNKNMQKSSGRNLLGSVETSVVGMSHLFCTSVDSNGVKLKKLAAFLRKCSENAYGMSEIILRRETNILADVNAVSVLIPNPEEFSLGDCVQIGFLPRDVAQWVAPLSDDGFFAFSAYIYPKEVLRAALEGSYIKVQLILYVSQGPCFSGISNSLRCQQVSAICSLVSSIHRCVGLWRLQEVLAPYKWPEHLETDFLFGSSSIGSVNAQFVAAFSAASGKRAAQLSESEESDPHWGCWSASQELRNPSIKVIFPTIERVKTASCGILASKYILCFSQKTWQRLKNVGILHDAIPYPNERSGFPMHVKVKYPIRVIYKKKSDFVEKQVARRRFQSKTDASSFGWVYCGSHNFSAAAWGRPLPNTVDRKVNVNERNSSVLGSRIHICNYELGIIFTVPPSDKKDNGDEKHGNLDDIVLPFATPAPKYKPRDEPATAQAMREVLTEMEREMDAAIAISGECPDEEDEVLEAADFVTVEKEDEKAYAERLWSQVDSSESC